In Thermus islandicus DSM 21543, a single genomic region encodes these proteins:
- a CDS encoding acetoin utilization AcuB family protein, which produces MLVKDVMRHPVLTVGPETPLEAAYRLLLERGIRHLPVVEGGRVVGVVTDRDLRLAMSHLHPGGPRPGTTPVAEVMARPPLTAHPFDPVEEAARLMRERKIGCLPVLEEERLVGIITGIDLLDALLKLTGVTEPSGRLEVRLPDRPGELARLTGFLAGRGVNIHSLLSYPEEEDVVRAVVRVNTLETHLLAEDLRREGFEVLWPPRKPW; this is translated from the coding sequence ATGCTGGTCAAGGACGTGATGCGCCATCCCGTCCTCACCGTGGGGCCGGAGACCCCCCTCGAGGCCGCCTACCGCCTCCTCCTGGAGCGGGGCATCCGCCACCTCCCCGTGGTGGAGGGGGGGAGGGTCGTGGGGGTGGTCACGGACCGGGACCTCCGCCTGGCCATGAGCCACCTCCACCCCGGGGGACCCCGGCCGGGGACCACCCCGGTGGCCGAGGTCATGGCCCGTCCCCCCCTCACCGCCCACCCCTTTGACCCCGTGGAGGAGGCGGCCCGGCTCATGCGGGAGCGGAAGATCGGCTGCCTCCCGGTGCTGGAGGAGGAGCGCCTGGTGGGGATCATCACCGGGATTGACCTCCTGGACGCTCTCCTTAAGCTCACCGGGGTCACGGAGCCCTCGGGCCGCCTCGAGGTGCGCCTGCCCGACCGCCCTGGGGAGCTCGCCCGCCTCACGGGGTTTCTGGCGGGGCGGGGGGTGAACATCCACTCCCTCCTTTCCTACCCCGAGGAGGAGGACGTGGTGCGGGCGGTGGTGCGGGTGAACACCCTGGAGACCCACCTCCTGGCGGAGGACCTGAGGCGGGAGGGGTTTGAGGTCCTCTGGCCCCCCAGGAAGCCATGGTGA
- a CDS encoding ABC transporter ATP-binding protein, with translation MDEKRLLEVRDLKVHFFTDDGVVKAVDGVSFHVEKGETLAVVGESGSGKSVTSLAIMRLIPTPPGRIVGGQVLFRGKDGQVKDLTRLSEAEMRRVRGNDIAMIFQEPMTSLNPVYTVGDQIAEAIMLHQGKSRKEAMELAAHMLELVGIPEPKKRLSNYPHQMSGGMRQRVMIAMALSCNPSLLIADEPTTALDVTIQAQILELMKRLQEELGMAILFITHNLGVVAEMADRVVVMYAGRVVEQADVVPLFKDPLHPYTRGLLHSVPRLDLAAEHRERLEAIPGNVPNPLYLPPGCAFHPRCKHYVEGLCDREVPPLEEAGEGRQVRCVRWREIREVRA, from the coding sequence GGTGGTGAAGGCGGTGGACGGGGTTTCCTTCCACGTGGAGAAGGGGGAGACCCTAGCGGTGGTGGGGGAGTCGGGGAGCGGGAAGAGCGTGACCTCCCTGGCCATCATGCGGCTGATCCCCACCCCCCCTGGGCGCATCGTGGGGGGGCAGGTTCTCTTTCGGGGGAAGGACGGGCAGGTGAAGGACCTCACGCGGCTCTCCGAGGCGGAGATGCGCCGGGTGCGGGGGAACGACATCGCCATGATTTTCCAGGAGCCCATGACCTCCCTGAACCCGGTGTACACGGTGGGGGACCAGATCGCCGAGGCCATCATGCTCCACCAGGGGAAAAGCCGCAAGGAGGCCATGGAGCTCGCGGCCCACATGCTGGAGCTGGTGGGGATTCCCGAGCCCAAGAAGCGGCTTAGCAACTACCCGCACCAGATGTCGGGGGGGATGCGGCAGCGGGTGATGATCGCCATGGCGCTTTCCTGCAACCCTTCGCTTCTCATCGCCGACGAGCCCACCACGGCCTTGGACGTGACGATTCAGGCGCAGATCCTGGAGCTGATGAAGAGGCTGCAGGAGGAGCTGGGGATGGCCATTCTCTTCATCACCCACAACCTTGGGGTGGTGGCGGAGATGGCCGACCGGGTGGTGGTGATGTACGCGGGGCGGGTGGTGGAGCAGGCGGACGTGGTGCCGCTTTTCAAGGATCCCCTCCACCCCTACACCCGGGGGCTTTTGCACTCGGTGCCCCGGCTGGACCTGGCGGCGGAGCACCGGGAGCGCCTCGAGGCCATTCCCGGGAACGTGCCCAACCCGTTGTACCTGCCTCCGGGCTGTGCCTTTCACCCCAGGTGCAAGCACTACGTGGAGGGGCTTTGCGACCGGGAGGTGCCGCCTTTGGAGGAGGCGGGGGAGGGGCGGCAGGTGCGGTGCGTGCGTTGGCGGGAGATCCGGGAGGTTAGGGCGTGA
- a CDS encoding ABC transporter ATP-binding protein, which produces MKGERVLLEVRDLKKHFPIRGGVLSRVVGSVKAVDGVSFAIRRGEVLGLVGESGSGKTTVGRTLLRLIEPTGGRILFDGEDITELSRERLRPYRRRMQIIFQDPFSSLNPRMTVGDIIAEPLIIHGIGKTPKERTERVAELLKLVGLSPDHMRRYPHEFSGGQRQRIGIARALAVAPEFIVADEPVSALDVSIQAQVVNLLQDLKEELGLTMLFIAHDLAVVEHISERVAVMYLGKVMEIASSRELYRNPKHPYTEALLSAVPIPDPTVKRERIVLQGDIPSPINPPSGCVFRTRCRYALPECAHTVPELKEVSPGHYKACIRDDIL; this is translated from the coding sequence GTGAAGGGGGAGCGGGTTCTCCTGGAGGTGCGGGACCTGAAGAAGCACTTTCCCATCCGGGGCGGGGTGCTTTCCCGGGTGGTGGGGAGCGTGAAGGCGGTGGACGGGGTTTCCTTCGCCATAAGGCGGGGGGAGGTGTTGGGCCTGGTGGGGGAGTCGGGGAGCGGGAAGACCACGGTGGGGCGGACGCTCCTCAGGCTCATTGAGCCCACGGGGGGGCGGATCCTCTTTGACGGGGAGGACATCACGGAGCTTTCCCGGGAGCGGCTCAGGCCCTACCGCCGGCGGATGCAGATCATCTTCCAGGACCCCTTCAGCTCCCTGAACCCGCGGATGACGGTGGGGGACATCATCGCCGAGCCCCTGATCATCCACGGGATCGGGAAGACGCCCAAGGAGCGCACGGAGAGGGTGGCGGAGCTCCTCAAGCTGGTGGGGCTTTCCCCGGATCACATGCGGCGCTATCCCCACGAGTTTTCCGGGGGGCAGAGGCAGCGCATCGGGATCGCCCGGGCCCTGGCCGTGGCCCCGGAGTTCATCGTGGCGGACGAGCCGGTTTCGGCCCTGGACGTTTCCATCCAGGCCCAGGTGGTGAACCTTCTCCAAGACCTGAAGGAGGAGCTCGGGCTCACCATGCTCTTCATCGCCCACGACCTGGCGGTGGTGGAGCATATCTCCGAGCGGGTGGCGGTGATGTACCTGGGGAAGGTCATGGAGATCGCCTCTTCCCGGGAGCTTTACCGGAACCCCAAGCACCCCTACACGGAGGCGCTGCTTTCGGCGGTGCCCATCCCGGACCCCACGGTGAAGCGGGAGCGGATCGTGCTCCAGGGGGACATCCCCTCGCCCATCAACCCGCCCTCGGGGTGCGTCTTCCGCACCCGGTGCCGCTACGCCCTGCCCGAGTGCGCCCACACCGTGCCCGAGCTCAAGGAGGTCTCTCCGGGCCACTACAAGGCCTGCATCCGGGACGACATCCTCTGA